A window of the Synechococcus sp. M16.1 genome harbors these coding sequences:
- the proB gene encoding glutamate 5-kinase gives MTLWVVKIGTSLLRGETASTIDGYARCFAGAMHRGDQVVLVTSGAVGLGCQKLALTNRPDTVVALQAAAAIGQGALMALYERAMERHGRSVAQVLLTRSDLADRRRYQNASGTLRQLLSWGVLPVINENDALSPAELRFGDNDTLSALVAAAVEAQQLILLTDVDRLYSSDPRVDANAEPISDVRHPRELDSLEQGAGDGGRWGTGGMTTKLAAARIATASGITVQLADGRDPARLEALLLGERGGTVFHPHPEPLGNRRSWLAHVLRPEGELQLDAGACAALQHRGASLLLVGVTAVRGEFAANQPVQLLDPDGEDLGRGLCSMDSDQLRAAMNDPSPGESSPVVVHRDGLVLRSR, from the coding sequence ATGACCCTGTGGGTCGTGAAAATCGGCACCAGCCTGCTTCGGGGGGAGACCGCCAGCACGATTGATGGCTACGCCCGCTGCTTTGCAGGGGCCATGCACCGCGGTGACCAGGTGGTGCTGGTCACCAGTGGTGCCGTTGGCCTGGGCTGCCAAAAGTTGGCCCTCACCAACCGACCCGACACGGTGGTGGCCCTGCAGGCGGCTGCGGCCATCGGCCAGGGCGCACTGATGGCGCTGTACGAACGGGCCATGGAACGCCATGGTCGTTCCGTGGCGCAGGTGCTGTTAACCCGCTCCGACCTGGCCGATCGGCGTCGGTATCAGAACGCTTCGGGCACTTTGCGGCAGCTGCTGAGCTGGGGGGTGCTGCCGGTGATCAACGAGAACGATGCCCTTTCGCCGGCGGAGTTGCGCTTCGGCGACAACGACACCCTCTCGGCGTTGGTGGCCGCCGCCGTTGAAGCCCAGCAACTGATCCTGCTCACGGATGTTGATCGCCTCTATTCCTCGGATCCGCGGGTTGATGCCAACGCCGAACCGATCTCTGATGTTCGCCACCCCCGGGAGCTGGACTCGTTGGAACAGGGGGCCGGCGACGGGGGGCGCTGGGGCACCGGGGGCATGACCACGAAGCTGGCGGCAGCCCGCATCGCCACCGCCAGTGGCATCACCGTGCAGCTCGCCGATGGCCGCGACCCTGCTCGCCTCGAGGCTTTGCTGTTGGGCGAACGGGGGGGGACGGTGTTCCATCCCCACCCCGAACCCCTGGGCAACCGACGCAGTTGGCTGGCCCACGTGCTTCGGCCTGAGGGTGAACTGCAGCTGGATGCGGGGGCCTGTGCAGCGCTGCAGCACCGTGGTGCGTCCCTGCTGCTGGTGGGTGTGACGGCGGTGCGGGGTGAGTTCGCCGCCAATCAACCCGTTCAGTTGCTGGACCCCGATGGAGAGGACCTGGGCCGTGGCCTCTGTTCGATGGACAGCGACCAGCTGCGGGCCGCGATGAATGACCCATCGCCGGGGGAGTCCTCCCCGGTGGTGGTGCATCGCGATGGTCTGGTGCTTCGCAGCCGTTAA
- a CDS encoding YqeG family HAD IIIA-type phosphatase: MAGLTAQHWLTPDWDPHLTIAQLSLPHLTAHGLKAAVVDVDRTLLPGRDVTLPGPVRDWLVDAGRRLQLHLFSNNPSRDRIAAVADQLQVSFTFGAGKPRRGALRSVVRDLSLPPEAIAMIGDRLFTDVLCGNRMGLYTVLVRPVRDDGKPCRHDRVQRFERAMARVMGAPSA; this comes from the coding sequence ATGGCCGGATTGACGGCACAGCACTGGTTGACCCCCGATTGGGATCCCCACCTCACCATTGCCCAGCTTTCGCTGCCTCACCTCACGGCCCACGGCCTGAAGGCCGCCGTGGTCGATGTTGACCGCACCCTTCTGCCCGGTCGTGACGTGACCCTGCCAGGGCCGGTGCGCGACTGGCTGGTGGATGCCGGCCGCCGCCTGCAGTTGCATCTGTTCAGCAACAACCCCTCCCGCGACCGGATTGCTGCCGTGGCTGATCAGCTGCAGGTCAGCTTCACCTTTGGTGCCGGCAAGCCCCGCCGTGGCGCCCTGCGCAGCGTGGTTCGCGATCTCTCGCTGCCCCCGGAGGCGATCGCGATGATCGGCGACCGCCTGTTCACGGATGTGCTCTGCGGCAACCGGATGGGGCTTTACACAGTGTTGGTTCGCCCGGTTCGAGACGACGGAAAGCCCTGCCGCCATGACCGTGTTCAGCGGTTTGAACGCGCCATGGCCCGCGTGATGGGGGCGCCTTCAGCATGA
- the leuB gene encoding 3-isopropylmalate dehydrogenase, which produces MAQHRVVLLPGDGIGPEITAVARQLLEVVSQRHGFSLSFEEQPIGGSAIDATGEPLPASTLEACKAADAVLLAAIGSPRFDSLPREKRPETGLLGLRAGMELFANLRPVKIVPALIDASSLKREVIEGVDLMVVRELTGGIYFGQPKGRIETETDERGFNTMTYSASEVDRIAKVAFEIAQERRGRLCSVDKANVLDVSQLWRDRVDAMAPSYGAVEVSHMYVDNAAMQLVRDPRQFDVLLTGNLFGDILSDEAAMLTGSIGMLPSASLGSEGPGLFEPVHGSAPDIAGQDKANPMAMVLSAAMMLRIGLKQAAAADDLEAAVDAVLAGGFRTGDLMAEGCTQLGCRAMGEQLLKAL; this is translated from the coding sequence ATGGCTCAGCACCGCGTTGTTCTCCTGCCCGGTGATGGCATCGGCCCCGAGATCACCGCTGTTGCCCGTCAGCTGCTGGAGGTGGTGAGCCAGCGCCATGGCTTTTCGCTGAGCTTCGAGGAGCAGCCGATCGGTGGTAGCGCCATCGATGCCACCGGTGAGCCGTTGCCCGCCAGCACCCTCGAAGCCTGCAAGGCAGCCGATGCGGTGTTGCTGGCCGCCATCGGCAGCCCACGTTTCGACAGCCTTCCCCGAGAGAAACGCCCGGAAACCGGCCTGCTTGGCCTGCGCGCCGGCATGGAGCTGTTTGCCAATCTGCGGCCGGTGAAGATTGTTCCGGCCCTCATCGATGCCAGCAGCCTCAAGCGTGAGGTGATCGAGGGGGTGGACCTGATGGTGGTGCGGGAACTCACCGGGGGGATCTACTTCGGTCAGCCCAAGGGACGAATTGAGACCGAGACGGACGAGCGCGGCTTCAACACCATGACCTACTCCGCCTCGGAGGTGGATCGGATCGCGAAGGTGGCCTTTGAGATCGCCCAGGAGCGGCGGGGCCGGCTCTGCTCGGTGGACAAGGCAAATGTGCTCGATGTGAGCCAGCTCTGGCGGGACCGCGTGGATGCCATGGCGCCCAGCTACGGCGCTGTGGAGGTGAGCCACATGTATGTGGACAACGCGGCGATGCAGCTGGTGCGTGATCCCCGCCAGTTCGATGTGCTGCTCACCGGCAACCTCTTCGGCGACATTCTCAGCGACGAGGCCGCGATGCTCACCGGCTCCATCGGCATGCTGCCCTCCGCCTCCCTCGGCAGTGAGGGCCCGGGGTTGTTTGAGCCTGTGCACGGTTCAGCCCCCGACATCGCCGGCCAGGACAAGGCCAATCCCATGGCCATGGTGCTGTCGGCCGCAATGATGCTGCGCATCGGCCTCAAGCAGGCCGCGGCTGCCGATGATCTTGAGGCTGCTGTGGATGCCGTTCTGGCCGGTGGCTTCCGCACCGGTGATCTCATGGCAGAAGGCTGCACCCAGCTGGGTTGTCGCGCCATGGGTGAGCAATTGCTCAAAGCTCTGTAA
- a CDS encoding phosphoribulokinase, translating into MSKRHPVVAVTGSSGAGTSTVKRAFEHIFAREGITPAVVEGDSYHRYERMPMKQAMADALAKGENFSHFGPEANLFDKLEELFRTYGETGAGQKRYYLHSVEEAAEHNARLGVNLEPGQFTPWEDIPTGTDVLFYEGLHGGVKGEGYDVAALADLLVGVVPITNLEWIQKIHRDNAERGYSAEAIVDTILRRMPDYINHICPQFSQTDINFQRVPTVDTSNPFICRNIPTPDESFVIIHFRKGAREKWGIDFGYLLNMIHDSFMSSPTSIVVNGGKMGFAMELILTPIIHRMIEEKNKLS; encoded by the coding sequence ATGTCGAAGCGTCATCCGGTTGTCGCTGTTACCGGTTCTTCCGGAGCTGGAACCAGCACCGTCAAGCGCGCCTTCGAGCACATCTTTGCGAGGGAAGGCATTACCCCTGCAGTGGTGGAAGGCGACAGCTACCACCGCTACGAGCGGATGCCCATGAAACAGGCCATGGCGGATGCCCTGGCCAAGGGTGAGAACTTCTCCCACTTCGGCCCTGAGGCCAACCTCTTCGACAAGCTCGAGGAACTGTTCCGCACCTATGGCGAAACCGGTGCTGGTCAGAAGCGCTACTACCTCCACAGCGTTGAAGAAGCGGCTGAACACAATGCCCGTCTTGGCGTCAACCTCGAGCCGGGTCAGTTCACGCCTTGGGAAGACATCCCGACCGGCACTGACGTTCTGTTCTACGAAGGCCTCCACGGCGGTGTGAAGGGCGAGGGCTACGACGTGGCCGCCCTGGCCGACCTCCTGGTGGGTGTGGTGCCGATCACCAACCTTGAGTGGATTCAGAAGATCCACCGCGACAACGCTGAGCGTGGTTATTCCGCTGAAGCGATCGTTGACACGATCCTGCGCCGGATGCCTGATTACATCAATCACATCTGCCCGCAGTTCAGCCAGACCGACATCAACTTCCAGCGTGTTCCCACTGTGGACACCTCCAACCCCTTCATCTGCCGGAACATCCCGACCCCGGATGAAAGCTTCGTGATCATCCACTTCCGCAAGGGAGCTCGCGAGAAGTGGGGAATCGACTTCGGTTACCTGCTGAACATGATCCACGATTCCTTCATGTCCAGCCCCACCAGCATCGTGGTGAACGGCGGCAAGATGGGCTTCGCCATGGAACTGATCCTCACTCCGATCATTCACCGCATGATCGAAGAGAAGAACAAGCTCAGCTGA
- a CDS encoding Gfo/Idh/MocA family protein, which yields MSPQPLGVAVAGLGFGEKVHLPALAAATDLEAVALWHPRQERLDAATAAHGLKGFSNWDALLADPAVDAMIIATPPAPRFDLARRALEAGKHLLLEKPIALHADQARELQRLALARGLSVAVDYEYRAVPLFMQAARLLQAGAVGTPWLVKLDWLMGSRADPQRGWNWYAQADQGGGVIGALGTHAMDMLAWLIGPLGAVQALNSVSIKQRPHPEGGLAAVDAPDVSLLQTVAHWQGRQDLPVPAQVSLSSVSRNGRGFCLDVVGSSGSLLLSSTNQKDYVHGFELQHAPLGEPFRAVEADADFAFPETWSDGRIAPVARVLSWWAESIRSGRPMLPGLAEGVASRVACDQAAGGTLDLA from the coding sequence ATGTCCCCACAACCCCTTGGTGTTGCCGTCGCCGGTCTCGGCTTCGGGGAGAAGGTGCACCTGCCGGCTCTTGCAGCAGCAACTGATCTTGAGGCGGTGGCGCTTTGGCACCCGCGCCAGGAGCGCTTGGATGCCGCCACAGCCGCCCATGGCTTGAAGGGATTCAGTAACTGGGATGCCCTGCTGGCTGATCCCGCGGTGGACGCGATGATCATTGCCACCCCACCGGCTCCTCGCTTCGACCTGGCCCGTCGGGCCCTGGAGGCAGGCAAGCACCTGTTGCTGGAGAAGCCCATCGCGCTGCATGCCGATCAAGCCCGCGAGCTGCAGCGGCTGGCCCTGGCACGGGGGCTGTCGGTGGCTGTGGATTACGAATACCGCGCTGTTCCCCTGTTCATGCAGGCCGCACGCCTTCTGCAGGCCGGTGCTGTCGGCACGCCCTGGCTGGTGAAGCTCGACTGGTTGATGGGCAGCCGTGCCGATCCCCAGCGCGGCTGGAACTGGTATGCCCAGGCGGATCAGGGCGGCGGTGTGATCGGAGCCCTCGGAACCCATGCCATGGACATGCTGGCCTGGCTGATCGGTCCCCTGGGGGCCGTTCAGGCCCTGAACAGCGTTTCGATCAAGCAACGCCCCCACCCAGAGGGTGGCCTGGCCGCCGTGGATGCCCCCGATGTGTCGCTGCTGCAGACCGTGGCCCATTGGCAGGGAAGGCAGGACCTGCCGGTGCCGGCGCAGGTCAGCCTAAGTTCCGTGTCGCGCAACGGACGCGGGTTCTGCCTGGATGTGGTGGGGTCGTCGGGATCGCTGCTGCTCAGCAGCACCAATCAGAAGGACTACGTCCACGGCTTTGAGCTTCAGCACGCCCCGCTCGGTGAGCCCTTCCGCGCCGTGGAAGCTGATGCCGATTTCGCCTTCCCTGAAACCTGGTCGGATGGCCGCATCGCCCCTGTGGCCAGGGTGCTGAGCTGGTGGGCCGAGAGCATCCGTAGTGGGCGACCGATGC
- a CDS encoding DUF3727 domain-containing protein, whose protein sequence is MSESGPGKSSDHPTLLVRDREGHDLLCFLEHLIPIEGQDYALLSPVDTPVSLFRLNDDAEPVPITEVASSEPILSVADVVLQEHDLVLVRSAITLTVSGELEEPDQDELDELEEDDDVDEDAETFELLVSFMVDAEEYGLYIPLDPFLVLVRMVDGQAVLLSDDELDRVQPLIEAELEEREWPD, encoded by the coding sequence ATGTCTGAGTCGGGCCCCGGTAAGAGCAGCGATCACCCCACCCTGCTGGTCCGCGACCGCGAGGGCCATGATCTGCTGTGCTTCCTCGAGCATCTGATCCCCATCGAGGGGCAGGACTACGCCCTGCTCTCGCCGGTCGACACACCGGTGTCGCTGTTTCGGCTCAATGACGATGCAGAGCCGGTGCCGATCACGGAAGTCGCCAGCAGCGAGCCGATTCTCTCGGTGGCTGATGTGGTGCTCCAGGAGCACGACCTGGTTCTGGTGCGATCGGCGATCACCCTCACCGTCAGTGGTGAACTGGAGGAGCCGGATCAGGACGAGCTCGACGAGCTGGAAGAGGACGACGACGTTGATGAGGATGCTGAGACCTTTGAGCTGCTGGTGAGCTTCATGGTCGACGCGGAGGAATACGGCCTCTACATCCCCCTTGATCCGTTCCTGGTGTTGGTGCGGATGGTGGATGGCCAGGCGGTGCTGCTGAGCGACGATGAGCTCGACCGCGTTCAACCCCTGATTGAGGCGGAACTGGAGGAGCGTGAATGGCCGGATTGA
- a CDS encoding A24 family peptidase translates to MEGLILAWAGLLGACVGSFTNVVAWRLPRQESVVFPGSHCPKCGHAIRWHDNLPLLGWLLLRGRCRDCDAAISWRYPSVEALSAGLWISALLVWPGAGGGLPDLWLPWAGLPLIALLLPLVLIDLDHLWLPEPLCRWGVVLGLLVSTAAGIPVLASHLIAAVLALLLLEGLSALAERLLGQPALGLGDAKLAALGGAWLGPGGIAAAMALAVVSGALVGSAARLSGRLGPREPFPFGPFIALGIWLVWLTGPQWWWSTWVMLLGA, encoded by the coding sequence ATGGAAGGGTTGATCCTGGCTTGGGCCGGCCTGCTGGGCGCCTGCGTCGGCAGCTTCACCAACGTGGTGGCCTGGCGCTTGCCCCGCCAGGAATCGGTGGTCTTTCCCGGCAGCCACTGCCCCAAATGCGGCCATGCCATCCGCTGGCATGACAATCTCCCGTTGCTCGGTTGGCTGCTGCTGAGGGGCCGCTGCCGCGACTGTGATGCAGCGATCAGCTGGCGTTATCCCTCCGTGGAGGCCCTGAGTGCCGGCCTCTGGATCTCGGCGCTGTTGGTGTGGCCTGGTGCTGGTGGGGGGCTGCCTGATCTCTGGCTCCCCTGGGCTGGTCTCCCCCTGATCGCGCTGCTATTGCCGCTGGTGTTGATCGATTTGGATCACCTTTGGCTGCCGGAGCCCCTGTGCCGCTGGGGGGTGGTGCTGGGCCTGCTCGTCAGCACGGCTGCTGGCATTCCTGTTCTGGCCAGCCATTTGATCGCTGCGGTGCTGGCCCTGCTGCTGTTGGAAGGTCTCAGTGCCCTGGCCGAACGGTTGTTGGGACAGCCTGCGCTGGGCCTGGGCGATGCCAAGTTGGCGGCGCTGGGTGGGGCATGGCTGGGCCCCGGGGGCATCGCAGCGGCCATGGCCCTTGCGGTTGTCTCGGGAGCTTTGGTTGGAAGCGCCGCTCGCCTCAGTGGCCGGTTGGGCCCCAGGGAACCGTTCCCCTTTGGTCCCTTCATTGCCCTGGGCATTTGGCTGGTCTGGTTGACCGGTCCGCAGTGGTGGTGGAGCACCTGGGTGATGCTGTTGGGCGCTTGA
- the accD gene encoding acetyl-CoA carboxylase, carboxyltransferase subunit beta — MSLFDWFADRRKGQYVANIKQEPDEGDGLWSKCPECGQVVYLKDLKLNASVCANCGHHHRIDSAERIALIADPDSFQVLNADLSPVDPLGFKDRRAYADRLRESQASTGLRDGVVTGLCRVEGIPMGLAAMDFRFMGGSMGSVVGEKITRLIEESTARKLPLLIVCASGGARMQEGMLSLMQMAKISGALERHREAELLYMPLLTHPTTGGVTASFAMLGDLILAEPKALIGFAGRRVIEQTLREKLPDNFQTAEYLQEHGFVDTIVPRTQLRSTLANLLRLHGCKPMELTSA, encoded by the coding sequence GTGTCTCTGTTCGATTGGTTTGCTGATCGCCGCAAGGGTCAGTACGTCGCCAACATCAAGCAGGAACCCGATGAAGGCGATGGGCTGTGGAGCAAATGCCCGGAGTGTGGTCAGGTCGTTTATCTCAAAGACCTGAAACTCAACGCCAGTGTTTGCGCCAACTGCGGCCATCACCACCGGATCGACAGTGCTGAGCGCATCGCACTGATTGCTGACCCCGACAGCTTCCAGGTGCTGAATGCGGATCTGTCACCGGTGGATCCCCTCGGATTCAAAGACCGGCGCGCCTACGCCGACCGGCTGAGGGAAAGTCAGGCCTCAACGGGGCTGCGGGATGGTGTGGTCACCGGGCTCTGCCGGGTGGAAGGCATCCCCATGGGCTTGGCAGCGATGGACTTCCGCTTCATGGGGGGATCGATGGGCTCGGTGGTCGGGGAGAAAATCACCCGTCTGATCGAGGAGTCCACCGCCCGCAAGCTGCCGCTGCTGATCGTTTGTGCCTCCGGCGGTGCCCGGATGCAGGAGGGGATGCTCAGCCTGATGCAGATGGCGAAGATCTCCGGAGCGCTGGAACGCCACCGCGAAGCCGAGCTGCTCTACATGCCCTTGCTCACCCACCCCACCACGGGGGGTGTGACCGCCAGTTTCGCCATGCTGGGCGACCTGATCCTGGCGGAACCGAAGGCGTTGATTGGTTTTGCTGGGCGCCGGGTGATCGAGCAGACCCTGCGGGAGAAGCTGCCCGACAATTTCCAGACGGCTGAATACCTGCAGGAGCACGGCTTCGTGGACACGATCGTTCCCCGCACCCAGCTGCGCTCCACCCTGGCCAATCTTCTGCGCCTGCACGGCTGCAAACCGATGGAGCTCACCAGCGCATGA
- the lpxD gene encoding UDP-3-O-(3-hydroxymyristoyl)glucosamine N-acyltransferase: protein MRFSTLIKVLQTGDAGLRWSQPGLDPWLEGAASLDQASAAQLSFLEKGNALTAALGASGVGALLLPDQQDLIDLASKRGIAFAVFADPRLAFAEALDQLNPRRRPLAEIHPSAVIDERAVVGPGTAVGPRVCIGEGSRLGADCIVHPGVVIYDNVVVGDGCELHANAVLHPGSRLGRGCVVNSNAVVGSEGFGFVPTAKGWRKMPQTGQVVLEDGVEVGSGTTIDRPSVGETRIGAGTKIDNLVQIGHGVTTGRGCAFASQVGIAGGAHIGQGVILAGQVGVANRVVVGDRVIASSKTGIHADVAPGEVVSGFPAIPNRLWLRCASTFSKLPEMAKTLRELKRDTPQ, encoded by the coding sequence ATGCGTTTCAGCACCCTGATCAAGGTTCTGCAGACCGGTGATGCAGGTCTGCGTTGGAGCCAGCCGGGCTTGGACCCATGGCTTGAGGGTGCCGCTTCACTCGATCAGGCCTCAGCCGCGCAGCTCAGCTTTCTGGAGAAGGGCAACGCCCTCACCGCGGCCTTGGGCGCCAGCGGTGTGGGTGCCCTTTTGCTGCCCGACCAACAGGATCTGATTGATCTGGCCTCGAAGCGTGGCATCGCCTTTGCGGTCTTCGCGGATCCGCGTCTGGCCTTTGCTGAAGCCCTCGATCAGTTGAATCCCCGCCGCCGGCCCTTGGCGGAGATTCACCCTTCGGCGGTGATCGATGAACGGGCTGTGGTGGGCCCCGGCACAGCGGTGGGCCCGCGGGTCTGCATCGGGGAGGGAAGCCGTCTTGGTGCCGACTGCATCGTTCACCCCGGGGTGGTGATCTACGACAACGTGGTGGTGGGTGATGGCTGCGAGTTGCATGCCAATGCCGTGCTCCACCCCGGCAGCCGTCTCGGGCGTGGTTGTGTGGTGAACTCCAATGCCGTTGTCGGCTCTGAGGGCTTTGGCTTCGTGCCGACGGCCAAGGGCTGGCGAAAAATGCCGCAGACCGGCCAGGTGGTTCTTGAAGACGGCGTTGAGGTGGGTAGCGGTACCACCATTGATCGCCCTTCCGTCGGCGAGACCCGCATTGGTGCCGGCACCAAGATCGACAACCTTGTGCAGATCGGCCATGGCGTCACCACCGGCCGTGGCTGTGCCTTCGCCTCCCAGGTGGGCATCGCCGGTGGCGCCCACATCGGTCAGGGGGTGATCCTGGCGGGCCAGGTGGGGGTCGCCAATCGTGTTGTCGTCGGCGATCGCGTCATCGCCAGCTCCAAGACCGGCATTCACGCTGATGTGGCCCCCGGAGAGGTGGTGAGTGGTTTTCCCGCGATTCCGAATCGCCTCTGGCTGCGATGTGCCTCCACCTTCAGCAAGCTGCCGGAGATGGCCAAGACCCTGCGGGAGCTCAAGCGGGACACCCCTCAGTAA